The Cloacibacillus sp. An23 genomic sequence ATATGGGCCGTCGTGCCTCCGTACCTACAGGAGCGTTTCGCCGGGCTTGGCTTTGAGGCGGAGACGTATCGCGGGAAGTACGCTTATATGAAAGGAGAGCCAAGAGAGTGGCTGTAGAAAAAAAATATATATCCACGGCGGAAGCTGTACGAATGACTGGGCTGTCTCAGGGGCACATCTCGAAGATGTGTCGGAACGGGAAAATCCCTGGCGCTATATTGATAGGTAACTCTTACGCCATCCCACTGGAATGGGCTGATGCCGCCGTCAGGCTGAAAGAGACGACCGTCTCAATAAACGAAGCCGCGGAGCTTGCCGGAGTAACACGAGGGGCAATAATGCTCGCTGCCAAAGAGGGGCGGCTTGTAAAAATACAGCATAGGATAACTAGAGATTCGTTGGCCAGATACATAGAACGAAGGATAGGATAAGGCGGCGTTAGAAATTACCCCGCCGCCTTAAAAAATGTTTTCCCGAATTTAAACACGGCACAAGAGCGGCACAAAGAAAAATAATGAACATATAAGACTAGGTACAATCAGCTATTATGCAAATTTTTATGGTGTGCCTTTCCCGCACCAATTTTCTACATTCAGGCAACATTTCCAACTTATTAAACAAAATCAGTGTCTATCATAAATTCTGAAAAAGTTAGTAATAGAGCGGCTTCGTAGAGTGTTAGTTGGATTTTTAAAAAGATTACTTTATGTAAATATAGAACAACTAGCGTTAACTAAGATGTCATGCTTTTAGTCAAACAGTAGTAAGAAAATCGCAGTAGAAAAGTAGTTTTTAATGTGTTACTAAATTCCTGGGAAATGTTGGTATGAGTGAGTTTTTCCATGAAATAGTAGAAAGAAAATCAGACACCCTTAAATTATGTGCCATACTGACTTTTATGCTGAATTTAGACGGTTTATGAATGCGGAATTTCAAAAAGACAAGATGAGATAAATCGCTATAGCTTAATATAAGTTTATTTTTTAATATTTTATAAAAAATAGTTGACAAATATAAAATGTGTAGATATAATACTTACAAGTTTGAAAAATTCTGAAATACATAAAGGAGCATGAAATAATGAATTTGACAGACAAGGAAATAAAAGCGATAAAACCAGTGAACAAACCGAAATATAAAAGTGACGGTAATGGACTGTATATTTATGTTTCCCCTATTAAAGTAGGTGGAAGGGTTTCGTACCACTATAAGTGGATGTATCGTTATACAAGCCCTGTTACAGGACAACAAGTTTGGTATAAAGGGAAGATTGGTGATTATCCTAATGTGTCCTTAAAAGAAGCAAGGCAAATAAGGGGAGAATTGGCTAGGAGTAGTGACCCTAATGCGGAATTGGAAAGGAAAAAAAAAGAGGTAATTTTAGAACGTATAAAGTCATTTGAAGATGTTTTTGATATATGGTATGAATATTGGCGCAAAACTGTAGCACCAACTACAGAAGAAAAAATCATGTCCCGATATAACTGCCACATAAAGACCAGTAAAAACAATAAAAAGCTAATATGTGACATAACCACTTTAGATATTTCAACAGATTTAAACAAGCTAAGTGCCCCTAGTGCCGAAAAGGTCAAGGGAATATACAATATGGTTTTTACGTTTGCTATCAATGAGGGGTATGGTATAGATAGAGAGGGAAAGACTATTATTAATCCAGTGCCCAAAGGAACACTGCTTTCACATCGTACATATACAGAAAAGAAGCACCCTGGTATCACAGATAAAGAAAAGTTGCCTAATCTCATAAAAAATATCTATGGCTATAGTGGTAATCCTATTGTTAGAGGGGCGTTGATTTTTCTTTTGCATTGTGCAACGAGGAGTAGTGAGATGCGTCATATCAAGTGGAGGGATATAGATTGGGAAAATAAGATAATTACAGTACAAAATACAAAAAACAAACATAGTTTGAAAGTTCCTATGAGCTGTCAAGTTGAAGATATGCTTAACGAACTGAAAGTCATTAGGGGCAATTCTCTGAAAATTGATGATTATATTTTTCATAAACGTGGAGATTTTAAGACACCAATAAGCAATGTAACGACAAATGCGGCTTTACAGTTGATGGGATACGATACACATAAAGAGCATACTACTCATGGCTTTAGAACGACATTCTCAACGTTTGCTCATGAAATGTGGGATTCAAAATATGGGCGTGAAATTATAGAGAAACAGTTAGACCACGTAGTTGGAACAGGTGTTGCTCGAATATATGACGAATCGGAACATTTGGAATGTCGAAGGGCGTTATTACAAGATTGGAGTAATTTTCTTGATGAGATAGGATATAGTAAAAAAGCAGTTGCTTAATTTTTTATATTATAGGTAATTAAATAAAAAATACGAGGGATATATCGTTATTTGTGTTCATTATAAAAGTTATTGTTATCGATATATCCCCCTATCTTTTTTAGAAAGGAGACTACTTGGTTATTTAATGTATAAAGCATTAGATAATAAGGATAGAAACTCTATATTTACTTCTTCTGACCTTGATGCGATTTTTGCTAATCAAAACTATAGGAATAAAATATATGATAAAAGATATGCGTTGTGGCTGTCTCTATTGGCTTTATACACAGGGGCAACATTGCATGAACTGTATAATTTGCGTTTTAATGATGTTGTTATCGTTGATAATGTTTTGTGTCTAAAACTTACCAATAAAAATAAATCATGTAGAGTTATTCCATTGCATCGTTTTGTTATAAAATTTGGCTTTTTGTATTATGTAAAAGATATAATGTCTATATTTGATACTAATGGTTTTTTATTTGAAAAATATAGTTTATTAAATGATAATGTTGATTTTAATAATGAATATAAAACATTTAATCGTTGGTTTAATGAAAGATTTTTAGTCACAATAAGAATTAAAAGGCCAGGTTTATGCTTTTCTAGCTTTAGAAAGACGTTTATGAATGCAGCATTATCTTCTATTTCTGAGACAAATAGAATGCAAAATAAAGACTATATAACTTTAATAAATCAATATATGGGAATAACCAGAATATGCTTCACATCTCATGCAAATTTCGTTAAACAGTATCCTCCTTTTGTTTTTAAGAGTATTTTGTCTAATATCTGTTTCAATTTGCCGCTAAACATTAAAAATATCATATAATAATATTATTGAATTAACGTTATATAACTATTGTTTAAATTTTAAAAATTTAGTAAAACAAAGAACACACATAATAAAAAGCGGAATAAATTGCTATTCCACTTTTTATTATATAGATATATGAAGTTTCTTGGTTATAAATTTTCAGATTCTAACGGTATTACGCTATTCTGATTTACATTATAGTATTGTTATTATTTCCATTTCATCTGCATCTTCACACTTCTTTCGTATCTTTTCAGCCTCTTCTTGCAATATTCCGAGAACGCAGTCTCTTAATTCGCCGTATTCTTTCATCGAGAGAGTAGGAAATTTATCTTTATTGCCTTCGCTGAATGCATCTCTGACGGCGCTACTTACACCTTTACCGGAGCTTCCTGTTACATATCCTGGCTTGGCCTTAATATCTGCATCAAATCGATATAACATTATATAGTCATCTTCTGTTTCCTCTTCGCCTGTTAGTATTTTTCTGGCTGTAACAGATATTATTTCCTCATTGCCCAGTATCTTGTCGAACTGCTCTTCTAGTTCATCAATGGTAGTTTCGTCAGGCGCTATGCTGAATATTGCTTTAGATGTACTACAGTGTGGCATAAATTCGTCAAATTCTTGCGGGTAGTCCCCTATTCTTACAACTACATTCTTATACATGTCGTTCTCCGCCAAATTCACAAACTCGACATCATAATAGGCCGTGTTGTTTGAACGGCTGCGGATGCTTGTATTGAGCTTATAGGTTATCTCACCTGCATATTTTGTATCAAGCAGCCGTTCCAAATCTTGGGCGTTCTGTTTAACAAATATCTTGTTTGAGTAATATCTTTCTTTCCCTTCTATAGACTGCAATAGGAGGGTGTTTGTTAGGGACATAGCTTTCTTCCTTTCTTCAGTTGCTTGTCAAAAACACATAAATTAACGATGATTTCTGTTGCTTTTTAGCCTGTTTTCGCACAAAATTAGGCGTTTCTAGGCACTTATTTTATCAAGAGGATAAATGATGCCTCTCTGGAAAAAGACATGCCTTATTTTTGATTTTCTGCTACTCAAGCATTGTATCTTTTTCGGCGGACTTCTTTTCTTCCAACCATTCGAGATATTCGCAGTATTCACTGGCGAAGGCGAAGTCAAATCCGGAGCCGTCGCTTAAATTCTCCCAATCGAAGTCATAACGTTTATCTGGAGATGCTTTGAGCTTTAGCACTATATGTCCTTCTTCGTCGTCTTCTGCGACACAATCATGTATTCCGATGAGTACAGTATCGTCATGTGCATATGTCCTATAGCTGAAACAAACTGGGGCGTTTAGTATATCCGACGAAAATATCATGCTTCTGCTGATACTCGTCAAAAGAGAATGAATAAGCAAATATTCGTACTGGAATCCCTCTAATACTATTTTTGCATCCATCAAGTCGTTTATACAGTATTCAATCCTGAATACCCTGTCTTTTGTCTGATGATACGCACCGTCATAGAGATAACCGCCTCCGCACCTTCTGGGCTTTACGTTATGCTCTTTGCCGTCTGTCCCCATATAGCTGAACACTACATAGGGCATAAGCCCTTTAGCCTGTAATTCATCTTTTGGGATTGCATTTATCACTTCTGGAATACGGGCTTTTAGTTCTTTGACTGTCATGATTTTCTTGGTATTGTCCAATGTACATAGCCCCTTTCTGAATGTGTCTAATGTTCAAAGCCTATATAGTCTCTCGTTATCTATCGGATTACGCCTCTGTCCTGATATTCAGCTATTATTCTGCCTATAGACCTGTACATCTTCGTATTCATATACATGCCCATCTCAGCAGCCGTGACGTATTTGTAGCCGTCGTTCTCCGGCTTCCTCATGCCGTCTTTATCAAGAAACGTTGATACGCATGTCACGGGAAGTTCGTCGTCTACGATGTAGAGATAGACATACAGGTCTTTGTCTGCTTTATATTGGAATCTGCCTACCTCAATCATTTTATCCGCATCGGCGTCGATGTCGGTTTCTTCTTTCAATTCCCTCAAGGCCGCGGCGAGATAGTCTTCGCCGTCTTCATGAATGCCTTTCGGAAGCCCCCATATTTTGCTTGGCACTTTTATATTAGTCTCATGGTCTGTTTCGTAAAATGGGCTGTTGGTAGGATGGACTATTAGAAATCTCTTTGTGTTCCTGCAATAAATAAGTGTGGCGCAGCTTAGCTGCATTATTATGCACGACCCCTTCTATTTTTTTCTATACATTCCAAAATGTTTTGTTTTTGTAAATTCTTTGAGGTCACTGGCTGAGTATATCTAAAATCGTCTTTTCTACCTCGCCTGTAATATGAATATCATGAAACGTATCGACCTCGTGCCAGTTCTTGAAGTTGTACGGCATAAGTGGAACGGTCTCAATCTTGTGATTGATTCTTTCATCTTTACTGCCATATACGATATGAACTGTTCTATTTATAAATTTATCTTCTCCATCATCCCAATCATAAAAATATTTTTCAAATTGCTTGACATAATCTTTTAACACAAATTCTTTTCTATCGTCGCCGCTTAGGTGCAGAAACGGCAAAAAACAGGGATTTAGAAAAATAGCTTTATCAAAACCATAATTCGTATGAAGAATATATCCGGCAAAACAGCCCATACTTGTCGCAATGAGGATTTTCTTCGTGCCGTCTTTCATATCATATCCGTGCATGAACATCTCATATTTCAGCTTTGACAGGGACGGAGTAATGCCGCCGCCATGATTCAAAGTAGGGGAAATAATAGTTTCTGCCGGAAAGTGTTCTTTCAGCCATTCATATTTTGAATTGTTTCCTTTACCATTGTAGCCGTGGATATTGATTATCATACGGAACCCCCCTTCTATCTTGTGTTTGTTGTATCCGGTTCCTGTATGTCACCACTTGACCTTTATGTTGTAAAACGTGAGCGGGATCATATTGCGCGGGAAAACTCCGCCGACAAAGGGAAATAGGGACGGCAATATTCTAAGGTATGCATAATAATGCCCATCGACGTTGAGATGAATCTCGTCATATTTACCAAATTCATCCTTTTCCAACGTCTGCATATCGTGTGATACCGATATGTATTCGTCTATAAGGTGTTTTAATGCATCGCGCAGATACAAGTTATATATGGAGGCCGAGTATATCAGGTGCTTATCGTTTATAGGCATCATATCGGCCTCTGTGTCGTATATGTCGTATCGTATGGACATATCCGACTTATCTTTAGCTTCCAGACGATAGAGAATCATATGGGAGCTTCTTATCAGCTCTTTGTTTATCATCTCAGCAATAACCGGCACAATTTTTTGAAGCCCATCTTCGTCATACACGGCATATTCGGCAAAGGCCATGAGGTATAAAACGTTTCTGTTCGCCTTCATAGCCTTATAGCCTTTAATCCTCATATCCTTCCAAGCGCAGCTTAATTTTATGTACTGCATACGGTTGGCTTTTATGAAGTCGAGAAGCTCAGACTCTTTGCTGAGATTGACATCCGCAAGGACGAAGGGGATATGGCTGTACAGCATGACCAGCAGCTTGGAATGGTCTATTTCGTGTATCTCTTTCTTGGGGTATTCGTTGTTGATGATACGCTCTTTTACGATTTTGTCTTTATCCAGCATGTTCATCTTACTCCTCTGCCACAAGGTCTCTATGCAGAACAAAACTGGCCTCTTCCAACGAAGAAAAGCCAATAGTCAGGTAGGCTGAATCGCCTTCTTTTTCAATCTCTGCATCTCTAAAGTATAATTTCTCGCCGTCTCTGGGGATGTACAAGCCGCTGACGAATGTGTCCTTGAGTATCATACGCCCTTCTAACTGATTTGTAGGTATTGTTACGAATATGCAGTTTCTTGATTTATAGAAGAACCTCTTATCGTTAATGTCTATGCCTCTGATGGCATTGTAAAAGTTCTCAGGTTTATAAAACCTACCCTGCCATTCACTTTCATAATATACTTTGAAGTTCAGCATGTTTTTATATTTTTTCTCTATCAATATGTTGCTGAATAAGTATTTATGTCCATTTTTTAACATAAAAGTATAGTTTAAGCGTTCAGAGCAAAATCTTAAATGACGCTCTTTTGACACAATTTGAGCCGCAATCTCTTTCTCGTCAACACAGAAATAGTCCCCTGCCGGAGAATAGTCGCAGTTGATGCCGTCAAAAAGTATTTTTGCTGTCATAAAATCAGAGTACATAGCAGCTTTCATTCTTTGCATTTCTATATCACTCTTTCTTGTTGAAAATTTTTATTTTATGTTTTCGGTAAAGCATAAAAAGTACATGGGGCAAGAAAACTATTTTTTACGCGGCGGCAGTTACACATAACATAGATTCATGCCATACACTGCCGATTTTTCTCTTTTAAGCCGACGGCAGAAGCCGTACACTTACAAAACAGACAACCATTTAACCTTGATAAGTTGAAAAGAATGCGCCGATTAACGACAAGGACATATTATATAGACATAAACAACAAATGTCAATGGTTTTTCAAGAAATACATGTATTTTGTATTGATATTAGTTAAAGGAACGTGTATAATAGCCAAGCCAAGAAATTTATTGGTCGCTTATCTAACGCAGGGAAACACCTATTATCGAACTGAATAGCGAGTAATCTGTATTTTATATATAACGCTCAAAAAAAAAGCACAACGCCGCTTGGTAGGTAAATATAGCTATTCTATATCTTTTATGATAATAAAACGGTCGTGCCTACAACTGTCAAAGCCTGATACAAGTAAAAAGGAGAATGATATATATGCCGAGACCGAAAGTGAATGTTTATGTCAGCTACGATAAAGCTCCTGTAGTGAAAGGTGCGAAGTGTGATTATTGCCCAGAGGCGGATTGTTACTTTATCGACGTTGATGAGCTTAGGGGAAAAATGCGGGTAAGCAGCGTATTCATGGAAAGAGCCTTCTTCGACAGGCAAGGTGAGAAATACTTTTTCAGCAATCTCCATGTGATGAAAGGCCGCAAGGGGATAACTATAGAGGCCGTTTTTGAAAAAGATGGCTGCGACGAATTTATCACGATTGACGAGCTTGATAACGTCATAGCAAATGTTGAAACTACAGATTTTGAGATTATAGAAAATGGGGGAGACTTCCTCAGTAATTGTAACTGTTCCCAGTTCTGCATAAACAGAATACCCAGTAAGGATTTTTTGAAAGACGCCTTTATGCGCGGGGTGTATGTCGTAAAAAGGGGAAAAAGGCGTTACTTCTCACGTTTTCATGTGGATAAAGATAAAGAATGCGACATTACGGTAATCTTTGATGTCGACGATGACAATGCGTTGATTAAAAAGAGAGGATAGCGACAGAGCGGATTATGAAACATAAACACTTGACGGACATAGAACAAAGACATCTTAAAAAAGTAAGAAGAAAATTACGGGGATATGAAAGAGTGATGCTTCGCAGCGGCTTTGTCGCCTCTAGGGCTGAAATTGAATGGTCGGTGAAAGAAATTACAAACAGCCCAGCCGATAAGTATTTGGGAATAGAGGACGCCATCGTCATTAAGCGTGGGCTAGAACAATTTAAACAGGGGAAATATAAGGGCAACTGGCAATAGGACAACTCAAACTTGCCAATAATAGCTTTTGAAAGGACTGATTTGTTGAGTCCGCTTCCGAAAATAGACCTATACATATATTTTTCAGGCGATGAAGATGAATTATTGGCAAAAGGTGTAAACGCCTACTATAACAGGAACAATGATTATTACTCAATAAAAGTTGATGATTTGATTGGAAAAACATATTTACCGCCACATAAGGTTTTTATAGATAATGATGATGAGTATAGTTTTGAGAATATGGTAGATATAGTAATATTCTTAAACATAAATGTATATTTTATGAAAAACGGCATAGAATATAATTATTCAAACATCTATCTTGAAAAGACTAAAAACAAAATTAACATCAAACTGATATTTGAGAGATACGCCCATAACAAATTCATCCAAATGCAAAATGCAAAATACAGAATCAGTGTTTAAAGAAATATCTGCTCCTAGGTATGTCAATACAAGGTTTAACAGGCAATATTTTGAACTTCAAGAGTTATGTAATGAAAACCTATTAAAAAGCACCTATATGAATGGCCTCTATATACAAAGCGGCGATAAACGGCTGTATTTCAAAGGCGGTTATATTCATGAGAACATCAAAGAAGAGATAGCAAACACATTATTACATAATCCTCTTGATATAATCGTTAGTTTTGAAGAGCGAAAAGAATATAGGATATAGTAAATAATTTTTTTGAGATAAATAAAATCTGCCGACAAAGAAATTGCTGATTAGAGATGTATTGAGGTAATGATTTATTTTATGCGTCAGTGCTTGAAAAATAAACAAAGAGGCGGAATTTTTTATATTCGGCCTCTTTGTTTATTAATAATTTCTCTATTTTATATTTTCGGCAATCTGCCTGACAAGAGCTTTTCCTGCATCGTTTTTCTGTTCAATATCAGTTTTCTGTTCGTCTGTTAATTTTGAAACATCATAACTTGCCATCCGGCAGAGCAAATATCCAATATCTGTATAGACTTTTGAATGTTTTTTGGCTATACGCTCCTGTACTTTTTGTAATTTCTCTAAAAGCGTCTGCTCAATTTCTTCATCCGTGCGCCGCGGCCTTTTTGTTGTTGTTTGAGTTTTTGCCATGTATATTTCCTCCTTCAAAAATGCTTTATAATCCTTATTATTATAATAGCATTTTATTTCCAAGAAGGCAAAAATTTATTTCTCAAATGAGATATTTACGCCGTTATATTACGATAAGTGTAACATGTTGAGCATAATATTCTAGTCCTTTATTTATGCTGTCATTTCATTTATTATACATATTATCTCCTTTACAACACAATAAATAGGGCCGAGCCATTAATTTGTTATAACAACCCGGCCTCTAACAAAATAAATAGTATATCTGTCTATCTCAAGGCATAATCAAACCATTCATCCTCTTTACCTAGAGCGTATTCAACTTTTATACTTTGCTCTCCATTTGTCTGAAGAACACGAAAAAACAACATTCCATGCACCATTGTATTAAGGGCGGATTCATAGTATCCATCCACTGCAATAGTTTTTGACATTATGATTGTACCTTGGCTTTTTGGGTTGCATTCTACTAAAATTTCTCTAAACTGCCAATTGGGTTTCTCCAGAGCGAAATCTATGGCTTCGCCTATAGTTCTGCCACCGTCATATACTCTTTGCTCACTTATTATTTCTTTTAAACGGCTATTGGGAATACTTGCAAAAGAATGATAAGCAGCAGCAACCCTGGCATAATATTCACAGCAGTCCTTCACTTTGACATAC encodes the following:
- a CDS encoding helix-turn-helix domain-containing protein is translated as MAVEKKYISTAEAVRMTGLSQGHISKMCRNGKIPGAILIGNSYAIPLEWADAAVRLKETTVSINEAAELAGVTRGAIMLAAKEGRLVKIQHRITRDSLARYIERRIG
- a CDS encoding site-specific integrase — protein: MNLTDKEIKAIKPVNKPKYKSDGNGLYIYVSPIKVGGRVSYHYKWMYRYTSPVTGQQVWYKGKIGDYPNVSLKEARQIRGELARSSDPNAELERKKKEVILERIKSFEDVFDIWYEYWRKTVAPTTEEKIMSRYNCHIKTSKNNKKLICDITTLDISTDLNKLSAPSAEKVKGIYNMVFTFAINEGYGIDREGKTIINPVPKGTLLSHRTYTEKKHPGITDKEKLPNLIKNIYGYSGNPIVRGALIFLLHCATRSSEMRHIKWRDIDWENKIITVQNTKNKHSLKVPMSCQVEDMLNELKVIRGNSLKIDDYIFHKRGDFKTPISNVTTNAALQLMGYDTHKEHTTHGFRTTFSTFAHEMWDSKYGREIIEKQLDHVVGTGVARIYDESEHLECRRALLQDWSNFLDEIGYSKKAVA
- a CDS encoding NUDIX hydrolase, which encodes MPSKIWGLPKGIHEDGEDYLAAALRELKEETDIDADADKMIEVGRFQYKADKDLYVYLYIVDDELPVTCVSTFLDKDGMRKPENDGYKYVTAAEMGMYMNTKMYRSIGRIIAEYQDRGVIR